One region of Desulfitobacterium chlororespirans DSM 11544 genomic DNA includes:
- the glmU gene encoding bifunctional UDP-N-acetylglucosamine diphosphorylase/glucosamine-1-phosphate N-acetyltransferase GlmU translates to MPHWAAVIMAAGKGTRMKSKLPKVMHTLAGKPMLQHVLDCVRSVEIPRSMVVLGHGRELIEATLDDRTEVVVQEEQCGTGHAIMQAIPHCHEVDHIIVLSGDQPLIRPETLRSLIRIHIEHNAAATLLTACFENPHGLGRILKEGEQFLRVVEEKDATPQERLIQEINTGTYCFNVAKLREALKNITPKNAQGEYYLTDVFAVFHAQGEVIRTYCTEDVHEALGINSRAQLAAAEDVVRQRILSYWMEEGVTIIDPRSTFVEAEVVLQPDVVLQPFTILKGRTQVAEDAVIGPHTTLTDCTVGAGSEVSHTVGNQAVIGDRCTIGPYAYLRPGTVLQDKVKVGDFVEIKNSQIGEGSKIPHLSYVGDSQVGKSVNIGAGTITCNYDGVNKYKTIIRDKAFLGSNTNLVAPVEIGEGSVTGAGSTISKNVPANTLAIERSTQKHIENWVRNKKK, encoded by the coding sequence ATGCCACATTGGGCTGCGGTGATTATGGCGGCGGGCAAAGGTACCCGAATGAAGTCCAAGTTGCCTAAAGTCATGCATACACTGGCTGGAAAACCCATGCTTCAACATGTTTTGGATTGTGTCCGCTCCGTGGAAATCCCCCGTTCCATGGTTGTTCTGGGCCATGGCAGAGAGCTGATCGAGGCCACTTTGGACGACCGGACGGAAGTGGTGGTTCAAGAAGAACAATGTGGAACAGGGCATGCGATCATGCAAGCGATTCCTCATTGCCATGAGGTTGATCATATTATTGTTTTAAGTGGAGACCAGCCCCTGATCCGGCCGGAGACTCTCAGGAGTTTGATCAGAATTCATATTGAACATAATGCGGCAGCCACTCTTTTAACGGCCTGCTTTGAAAATCCTCACGGATTAGGCCGGATTCTCAAAGAGGGAGAGCAGTTTCTGCGGGTGGTGGAGGAGAAGGATGCTACTCCCCAGGAACGGCTGATTCAAGAGATCAATACGGGAACCTACTGCTTCAATGTTGCCAAGCTTAGGGAAGCCCTGAAGAACATAACCCCCAAGAACGCTCAAGGGGAATACTATTTAACCGATGTTTTTGCTGTTTTTCATGCCCAGGGCGAAGTCATCCGCACCTACTGTACTGAGGATGTCCATGAAGCTCTGGGAATCAACAGCCGGGCTCAGCTGGCGGCGGCTGAGGATGTGGTTCGCCAACGGATTCTGTCCTATTGGATGGAGGAAGGAGTGACGATCATCGATCCCCGCTCCACCTTTGTCGAAGCTGAGGTAGTGCTTCAACCGGATGTGGTCCTTCAGCCCTTTACCATTCTGAAAGGCAGAACCCAGGTGGCCGAGGATGCGGTCATCGGTCCTCATACGACCCTAACCGATTGTACTGTGGGAGCAGGCTCAGAGGTATCTCATACGGTGGGCAATCAAGCCGTGATCGGCGATCGCTGCACCATCGGCCCCTATGCTTATCTGCGTCCGGGCACGGTTCTCCAGGATAAGGTGAAGGTGGGGGATTTCGTAGAGATTAAAAACAGCCAGATTGGCGAAGGGTCAAAAATTCCTCATCTTAGCTATGTAGGAGATTCCCAAGTGGGGAAATCTGTGAATATTGGCGCAGGTACCATTACCTGCAATTATGATGGGGTCAATAAATATAAAACAATTATCAGGGATAAGGCTTTTCTGGGAAGCAATACTAATCTTGTAGCCCCGGTGGAAATTGGTGAAGGCTCAGTGACAGGAGCGGGATCCACGATCTCCAAGAATGTACCGGCCAATACCTTAGCCATAGAGCGCAGCACCCAAAAACATATCGAAAATTGGGTTCGAAATAAGAAAAAGTAG